AAACAATGTTCGAGCGCTAGGTCGTATTCGAGGACTTGATGTGTTTGTCGCTACTTCTGTACTAGACACTGAAAGTGGTGTCCAAGAGGTACTAGATGGTAAGAAAACCATCCTAATGAAGCGTGGTGGTGAAACAGGTCACACAATGGTTCGTGAAAACCTACAAGTAAGGCGCTTCCCAGATGCAGGGAAACGAGCTATTCGCTTGCAGGCATTCAAGACCATGTACCCAGTGATTTACAAGCCACAGGCTATTGGTATCTTGCCACACGCATAATAGCAATTAACTAGGGGGTAGAGGGCTTTCTTATTGCCCCTGCCCCATTTCTATTACTTTTTAAAGGAGTTTCAGAATGATAACAATTCAGAAACCTAAACCACTAATTCCACCTATGGAATAAAGGAGAGATTGATTTGGCATACAGGGCAAAGGCAACTAAACGAATGGTACTAAAAGAGCGAACGATCCAAGCTGGTGAAACTGCTGACTTTACTGATAAGGAAGCTAAGGCTTATAAATTCGCTCTCACAGATATTGAGAAGAAAGAAAATAAGAAAGGAAAAGGTAAGCAAAAAGATGCTTCACCAGAAGGTACAGAAGAGACAGAAGAATAAGGGAGTGTAACACATGGCATATTGCACACCACAAGATGTGAGGGTGTATATTCCACTTATTACTGAACAGGCTTTCTCAGATTCAAAGGTTCAGACTTTCATTGATAAGGCTGAGGCTGTGGTGAATGGATCTCTTAGGGGACTCTATGAAGTACCCTTTGGGACTGCCCCACAGATCATCAAGGATATTACTGCTGAGTACACTGCTTATCTTGTTTACAGGACAGTGATGAGCGACAACAGCCCAAACTCTTCTGAATATGCTCAAGAGCTTAAGAAAAGCTCTGAAACTAAGCTGGAAATGCTTAAGCAGGGTGAGCTTGCTATTGAGGATCAGGCAGGAGAGAACTTGGTTGGAAGTGTGAAGCAGGATAGCCCATATTTCTCTATGGATGATGTGACACCTTGGCAAACATGAGATTTAACTACAAAGTCAGGGGGCATAAGAGAATCCAGAAAGGAATTGACGTTCTAAGGGATGCTCTTCAAGACTTTAGAGAGCCTCTGGATGAGGCAGGAAAGTACATGCACAAGTCGATCAATGACAACTTTGAGGCTAATGGAAGACCTGTAAAGTGGAAGAAACATGCACCACTAACCAAGAAACTGAGAGGTTCAGATGCCCAGCTATTAAGGGACAGTGGGCAACTACGAGCCAGCGTTACCAGCAAAGGTAAAGGCTCTAAGTACAAGCTAGGAAGCAATAAGCTAGTTTTAGGCTCTAATGTAAAAGCCCAAGGCTCAAGCAGGCTACTAGCTGATATACAGCAAAATGGTGCTAATATAAAAGTCTTTGGTAAAGGTGAGGGCAGGATTCCACCAAGACCTTTCCTGATGATCCAGAGTGAAGATGAGGTTAAGATTCAGAAAATCTTTGATGATTATGTGGACAAGAAGCTGTAGAGGGGGTGTTTAAGTGTATTCAGAACAAGTAGATGCTATCAAGACACAACTTGAGAATGACAGCAACTTGAGTGATGTAATGGGAGTCTATGAAGGCGACTTTCAGAACATTCCCTTCTATCCAGCTATAACCATAGAGCTTGATGGGAGAAGTAAGCGAAAGGTTGGCATGGGTGGAATTAAAGAGACTACATGCAACTTTAATATTTGGGTTTATGTAAAAAGCCCAGATTATAGCTCTGCCCTAGATATGCTTGAGGACTTGACAGACAGGGTTGAGGGATCGCTTGAAGCTGATATGACCTTTGGAAATGTGGTCAAGAAATCAAGTATCAATGATGATGCTGATTTTGGTGTCGCTGACAGGGGTGGAGAGTTACTTCAAACTGCTTTGATCCCATTAGTCACTACAAGTAAGCTACACAGCTAAGGGGGCAGGATGATGAGACAAGTTGTTTATAATGGCTACAAGCCAGAGGTTGAGCTTTTAATGACTGGCAAGCGTTTTAGGAAAAACAAGCCAAGGAGTGTCACTGAGAAAGAATACAAGGCAGTCATTGGTAGG
This Halobacillus litoralis DNA region includes the following protein-coding sequences:
- a CDS encoding phage protein Gp36 family protein — its product is MAYCTPQDVRVYIPLITEQAFSDSKVQTFIDKAEAVVNGSLRGLYEVPFGTAPQIIKDITAEYTAYLVYRTVMSDNSPNSSEYAQELKKSSETKLEMLKQGELAIEDQAGENLVGSVKQDSPYFSMDDVTPWQT
- a CDS encoding phage virion morphogenesis protein, with the translated sequence MRFNYKVRGHKRIQKGIDVLRDALQDFREPLDEAGKYMHKSINDNFEANGRPVKWKKHAPLTKKLRGSDAQLLRDSGQLRASVTSKGKGSKYKLGSNKLVLGSNVKAQGSSRLLADIQQNGANIKVFGKGEGRIPPRPFLMIQSEDEVKIQKIFDDYVDKKL